The genomic window tttaTTTCAACACAGGGGGATGgttgtgcatatatgtatacatataggTAATGAAATTTACTGCTACCCATGGATCAAGTCTCGGTCAACAAATTGAGTTTGATCTCAGTTATTCCCAGCTCTGTGAATTAGCAGCTGTTGATAAACTCAAATGGCTAAACCAGAGAGTTGTCTCTGTTAACTTTGTTGTTTGgatctccctctttttctccatcaggTAAAGTGGAGTTGTCATATGGTTTTGATTCAAGAGGCAAAAAGATCACAGGAGGGCGGGAGGAGAATTTTGGTCAAGCTTTCTCGGAGGGTGATGTCATTGGCTGCTATGCTGTAAGAATGCTTAATCTACTTGCttcagtcaaaaagaaaaaaattttgatcttaaaattcattttgaacttAAAATAAATTGTGAAGTATAGCTTCATAGTTAAGTAGATAGATGGTATTATCAGTGGATAGTTAAACCATGCTAAActcagtttgtgtctgtgactgcAGTATTGTTTCCATCCTTATATGCTTATTAACAGTGTTATGTCTACGTCTCTGATTCCCTGCAGAGCCTTTCTGAAGGCAGTGAGGTGGAGCTGTCCTTCTATAAAAACGGTTTTGGTCTTGGAGTGGCGTTTCGCCTGAGTTCCTCAACACTGGGTGGCCGTGCCCTTTACCCACATGTACTCTGCAAAAACTGCTCTATTAGTGTAAACCTGAGCTCAACAGGGGAACCTTGGTACCCTGGACCACCTGGTTACTGCCCTTTAGCTGCACTCCCACCTGAGCAGAGGACccgtgccccccctcccccaaccctgaagagtgagtgtgaggtACGAGAAGATTATATGACTAGTGCTTTTGCGATTTTCACTCCATTTAAGTCAGTGCAGGGTTAATCTAGATAGGCTTCCACCACTTCTGTCCAATATTAGGTAAAAgcttttaaatttacatttttgaaGTATTTTGCAAATATTTGTCTCCTTACCTTCCATGTCATTCTCCTCTTCTtgtactctcttctctctcaggtacTAATGATGGTTGGCATGCCTGGTGCTGGTAAAACACATTGGGCCCAAGCTCATATGACACAGAACCCAGAGAAACGCTACAACCTTCTGAGCACCGAGTCTGTTCTGAACTGCATGGGGGTAAGGGTGAAATCTAGAGGCAAATGCATGACTAGATAAGGATTACTATCAGTAGTGTTCTGCTCTTTGTCAAATGTTCACGATGCACTGTTGGTTTTAAGATTAcatttcctgtcctctctctctttctgctgtgttGAAGCCATCCCTGGAATTTTCTTAAAGGGAAAATCTGTCCTGCTGTAATTACTGCTGGATTTGAGAGTACTCAATAAGCCTAAACGATAATTTTCTGTAGACTTGAAGTAGAACAATGATGTGCACAGACAGGGACACTATTTCAGCTGTAAGCGGAAATATAAATCTGTTTCTGATGctatgtttgttgtttttattgatcctttttcttgtttgtttgtattataCAGAAAGAAGCAGGTCCAGAGCATGGGGAAGTATGGCTGCAGCAGGCTACTCAGTGTGTCAGTCAGCTGATTAGAGTGGCGGCCAGGAAAAAACGCAACTACATTCTAGACCAGGTAATGAAGGAGAGAATAACTGTATTGTGTGCAGGTTCCAGAAACAGTTTGAAGAAGAGACACCAAATTTAGGAGAGCTGAAATTTCCTGTTACATAACcagtaactgccaaaataactAGGTTGTAATACTAGTATCACTAAACACATCAGTTTTTGTGCTAGGAAAAAGAAGCCATAGCTAGATAGCAGGGTGTATTTTATATGCTTCCACCTGTCaactgttttttcatttgttctctgtgcCTAGGCCTCTGCAGTCAGAGTGGGTTGGAGGTTGGCGTTATGGCGATCATAAAAGAACACTCTGAAACACTGTCTAATATATAATGAAGACcttaaacagatgaaaacaagaATAAAATAATGTTATGGAAAAGTAAATTCGCTTTACCAGTTTTTCGCTgcggcagtttttttttcttcctttgcaCTGTTTCTAAATCCTGTTTCGAAATACTTCGAAAACATTGATGATGACATAATAAAaggaggaaaacaacaacaacaatcttTTGTAGAGAAGTGAATGACAACAACCCCGTCTTCTattgctttttcatttctccttttgtcCAACATCCATTTTTGCGTTGTCTGTTCTATATCAACCCATTTGTGACCCCTCTCATCCCTACCGTTGTCAGGTAAACATCTACCCGTCCTCACAAAGGCACAAGATGCTGAGTTTCCATGGTTACCAGCGAAGGGCAGTAGTCGTTTTCCCATCAGATGAAGAATGGAGGAGACGACTGGAACAGCGTCATAAGAACGAGGGGGTGCGGGTGCCTGAAATGTCCCTActgaaggtcaaaggtcagaatGCACACTTTCATATTATATTTTCTGCTGTAGAAAATACAGGGCCAGGGATGGGAGGGGTGTACACGtcaaatctcaaatgccccctcAGTCATTGCACCCTGCAGCCGGCCCTGCGAAAATAGTGTTGAATTTTCTGGAGGTCCAGCCTCTTAAATCTATTATGATATTTTCATTAAAGGTCTCTCAATTCAGAGGACCTGAGTAATGAATGGACATTATTTGTCCCTGTTAtataaaactgtgaaaagtaaaagtaaagagCTGCGGCTCAGAATTCCTAATGAccatcttttttgtgtgtgtgtgtgtgtgtgtgtgtgtgtgtgtgtgttgccattCCAGTGGCTTTTACACTGCCAGAAAAAGGAGATCTCCTTGAGGAGGTGTTGTTTGTAGAGCTCTCTCGCGATAAGGTGCAAAAGCTCCTTACTGACTATAAAGAGGAAGCCCGTcgcctcctcccccctcccccaaaacgCAAGAATCCACAAATCCGACACCACAAACACTCCAAACGGGGACACATCACCCTGGGTGATTATGGTAAGAGCGTGAGGGATGTTGTAGTGTGGAATGTGCCCTCCTAAAGACCTTTTCACTATTTCTATATCTGTCTTACACAGGTGCCCTGGTATTAATGTTTTATGGACTTTTGCCATCGTTTCGCTGTTTCAGGATGGAATCAAGGATATTTCAACCAACAGCCATACCTTCAGCCCCAGTCCTATGGATACAACAGTGATCCACAGAGATATAGAGAATATTACAGGCCATACACTGGGCAGGTGAGAGAACTTTGTGTAAATGCATTAACATTTCAGTTGAGTTGTAATATATCATGTAAAAATTAGGTTGTTTGTATAATTAATTTTCCCCATCTTGCAGTGGAATTCATGCTACCAAGACACAGGTTACTACGGTGACCCAAGCTACAACTACACCTGTCAACAAGGTTTTTGGTAAAGGGTCAGAGGTAAATGTCTTTTAAGCCCATTTCCTCAGATAGCTGGTATATTTTCAACACTGATTCTGTATACCTGGAGAAATATCTTTCTGTTGATATTCATATTTTTGAAATGTACTGAtatgtttcatttgtctgttatttCAGAAACATTTGTCCAGAAATGTCATTATCTTAAGATATGAAAAAGCAGTTAAGTTCTTTGTTGGTCACACAAACACTaggaacagcgagcagtgaaattcaacctctgaatttaacccatcctatacacgcaccaggagcagtgagcacacacacactaggagctggggagcagttgggggttaagtgccttgctcaagggcacttcagctgtgggtgttgagggaggggaaagcactgttcattcactccccccgcccccatttttcctgccggtccagGGGATCAAACCAGCGaccttttggtcacaagcccacttctctaacctttaggccacggctaCCTAAGGTTCCAAGTATCATCCTTACCACAAAGAGCCCAGATTTAGCATTCAGTTTAATAAAGATTGTTCTGAATCAACATCCATTTTTGATACAAACACATCTAAAATTTGGCATCGTTTTATGACAATCTTAAGAATAATacctgaagtttttttttattgcttttaaaGACCAACTCTGTGGTTTCTGCACATAGAggttctgtcattttaaataatgaacTTTATCATGTCTGTTGTCTTGAATTTGACTTCAGTCTTACTGTGGATTTGTCATGACTGTATGAC from Chanos chanos chromosome 2, fChaCha1.1, whole genome shotgun sequence includes these protein-coding regions:
- the LOC115804972 gene encoding heterogeneous nuclear ribonucleoprotein U-like protein 1, which translates into the protein MIPADIKNLKVAELRAKLKERGLDTKGLKAELVARLTSAVEVELQASDSDIQRGGGLSDEGNSHNKEITQEDQAVDPAIKTLLSKADCRVVVERISPTTVYHVENSVSPPSSTSSYEFIPSHTDRGTQTEIEFVVDSSTVTRCCNCARESDTNISDTCLMGDSKSSSKSSVQENVVTEPPSCHVNVPEKCPQQAVDRGTLTGEFPECTESTSDRSISAASNVSTGSEVLETEMEQENQGVKSPQTGRGRDYYEFKEEIHYKRAKTQESETVLEDEIDHALVRLDSYNSDLHFEMGTDGCSGQPLLWEKFPLLWSGCRLTHGVQQGKVGFEVKFEKKLSAPEMDIGCDPDPQVLRVGWSVDNSSLQLGKVELSYGFDSRGKKITGGREENFGQAFSEGDVIGCYASLSEGSEVELSFYKNGFGLGVAFRLSSSTLGGRALYPHVLCKNCSISVNLSSTGEPWYPGPPGYCPLAALPPEQRTRAPPPPTLKSECEVLMMVGMPGAGKTHWAQAHMTQNPEKRYNLLSTESVLNCMGKEAGPEHGEVWLQQATQCVSQLIRVAARKKRNYILDQVNIYPSSQRHKMLSFHGYQRRAVVVFPSDEEWRRRLEQRHKNEGVRVPEMSLLKVKVAFTLPEKGDLLEEVLFVELSRDKVQKLLTDYKEEARRLLPPPPKRKNPQIRHHKHSKRGHITLGDYGWNQGYFNQQPYLQPQSYGYNSDPQRYREYYRPYTGQWNSCYQDTGYYGDPSYNYTCQQGFW